From Lolium perenne isolate Kyuss_39 chromosome 5, Kyuss_2.0, whole genome shotgun sequence, a single genomic window includes:
- the LOC127304913 gene encoding glycine-rich RNA-binding protein 7-like — protein MSCPWWDNDDDESPEHRVHVSNLPWRADERSLKDAFADYDPIYADIVTDRETGRSRGFGFVAFKDNESMKDAIEGMNGQDLGGRTITVSEANQRTRRQRR, from the exons ATGTCGTGCCCGTGGTgggacaacgacgacgacgagtcgCCTGAGCACCGTGTCCATGTGAGCAACCTCCCCTGGCGCGCCGACGAGCGCTCACTCAAGGACGCCTTCGCCGACTACGACCCGATCTACGCCGAC ATCGTCACCGACCGGGAGACTGGCAGATCCCGTGGGTTCGGCTTTGTCGCCTTCAAGGACAATGAGTCGATGAAAGACGCCATCGAGGGCATGAATGGGCAGGATCTGGGCGGCCGCACCATCACTGTTAGCGAGGCCAACCAACGCACCCGCCGTCAGAGGAGATGA